In Bactrocera neohumeralis isolate Rockhampton chromosome 5, APGP_CSIRO_Bneo_wtdbg2-racon-allhic-juicebox.fasta_v2, whole genome shotgun sequence, the genomic window atgaaaatatcaatgATTGTCACAGTTTTGGATATTTGGcacttttaaaataacatttatggCGGAAAAATTACCGGCTACACAACAGTCTAAACCTTTCCCAGGTAACAACTATCAAGAAACAAGTCCAAAATATTCAAACAATATGGCTTCAAATATAATTTACGGAACTGGTTTTGTACTCAGGATCACTTACTCCGGGTTGGAATGATCCACcctttttgaataacgtaactCAACCACCTGGACGTACTCGATTGAATCTCAATAAGAGAGTAGCATTTCCAGTGAATACCACATCTAGTTCCATATTAGTGGATAAAACTATAGTGTCGACAAGTTTGGGGCAAGGAAAAACATCCGAGGTAGGCTTCTATCCACATCCTCCAACAGGAACACCAACGGTAAAAATGCAAAGATTTAATGAAACAAATACTGAAAAACTTCCAGATGATACGGATAGCGTTAATAAACATCATGACAAGTATGTACTGTAGAATGTAATGTATTGAAACTTGAAgctaaaaatgtttcttttttatttcaggaattaccaataaaaaatatCCACCTTTTACTGTAGAAACGCATAATATCAtccgaatttttaatttttttccccgATCTCAACTTTTTACATCATTTCACATTTCAGAGGTTTTATGCCGAGGTAGATAACCAatcctttatatatatatataacagtcTTGATAGTCACCTAatcaagatatatatatataatataaatgatcaggatgacaagaagAGTCAAATTCTCTCCGTTCGTTCTTTCTAGCGATAAGTTAAAATTTAGGTACTTTAATGAAACTTAGCACACATGATACTTGGTCCCCAGAAGAGATTGGTAGTTCATATGGGCGAAATTCATTGTCACATATAAAATGACGATAAGCGAGACACTATATGGTGTTATAACTTAGTCAGATattaactaacaaaaaaaaatcgggtGGGGCTGTGCCGGGGAAGTCGGCCATTGGTTTTAACGTGAAACGTCTATGTTAGCGAATCCCTTTTAAAGTAAaagattgaaatgaaaacaagaTTGACGCTGttttaagtatttaataaaaaagaacagGTACATAATAGAAACataaattacttattattacGATTAATATTcga contains:
- the LOC126760436 gene encoding uncharacterized protein LOC126760436, which encodes MAEKLPATQQSKPFPGSLTPGWNDPPFLNNVTQPPGRTRLNLNKRVAFPVNTTSSSILVDKTIVSTSLGQGKTSEVGFYPHPPTGTPTVKMQRFNETNTEKLPDDTDSVNKHHDKNYQ